The genome window atcaggtggagaaggtggaagaggtgcccgaagacactcgggtggcgtctgcagtgtctgaaaatcatcaggtggagaaggtggaagaggtacccAAAAacactcgggtggcgtctgcagtgtctgataatcaggtggagaaggtggaagaggtgccCAAAGACACTtgggtggcgtctgcagtgtctgaaaatcatcaggtggagaaggtggaagaggtgccaaaagacactcgggtggcgtctgcagtgtctgaaaatcatcaggtagagaaggtggaagaggtgccAAAAGACACTCGGGTGGtgtctgcagtgtctgaaaatcatcaggtggagaaggtggaagaggtgccaaaagacactcgggtggcgtctgcagtgtctgaaaatcatcaggtggagaaggtggaagaggtacccaaagacactcgggtggcgtctgcagtgtctgaaaatcatcaggtggagaaggtggaagaggtgccCGAAGACACTCaggtggcgtctgcagtgtctgaaaatcatcaggtggagaaggtggaagaggtacccAAAAACACTCGGGTGGCGACTGCAGTGTCTGAtaatcaggtggagaaggtggaagaggtgccCGAAGACATTtgggtggcgtctgcagtgtctgaaaatcatcaggtggagaagatGGAAGAGGTGCCAAaagacactcgggtggcgtctgcagtgtctgaaaatcatcaggtggagaaggtggaagaggtacccAAAAACACTCGGGTGGCGACTGCAGTGTCTGAtaatcaggtggagaaggtggaagaggtgccCGAAGACATTTGGGTGGtgtctgcagtgtctgaaaatcatcaggtggagaaggtggaagaggtgctaaaagacactcgggtggcgtctgcagtgtctgaaaatcatcaggtggagaaggtggaagaggtacccGAAGACACTCaggtggcgtctgcagtgtctgaaaatcatcaggtggagaaggtggaagaggtgacCGAAGACACTCGGGTGacgtctgcagtgtctgaaaatcatcaggtggagaaggtggaagaggtgcccgaagacactcgggtggcgtctgcagtgtctgaaaatcatcaggtggagaaggtggaagaggtgccCAAAAACACTCGGGTGGCGACTGCAGTGTCTGAtaatcaggtggagaaggtggaagaggtgcccaaagacactcgggtggcgtctgcagtgtctgaaaatcatcaggtggagaaggtggaagaggtacccgaagacactcgggtggcgtctgcagtgtctgaaaatcatcaggtggagaaggtggaagaggtgcccgaagacactcgggtggcgtctgcagtgtctgaaaatcatcaggtggagaaggtggaagaggtacccAAAGACGCTTGGGTGGCCTCTGtagtgtctgaaaatcatcaggtggagaaggtggaagaggtacccgatgacactcgggtggcgtctgcagtgtctgaaaatcatcaggtggagaaggtggccGAGGTACCCGAAGACACTCGGGAGGTGTCTGCCGTGTCAGATAGTCATCAGCTGGAGAAGATGGAGGAGGTACTAGAAGACACTCGTGAGGTGTCAGCAGCCTCAGAGAGTCATCTGCTGGAGAAAATGCTTGAGGTCCCAGGGGACAGTCAACTGGAGGGCTCTGTGGTCTCCGAAAATCATCAGTTGTAGAAGGTTCTTGAGGTCCTAGGGGACGCTTGAGTTGAGAAATAGTCGGAGGTCCCAGAAAACGTTTAGCTGATGGAAGTGGTTGAGCTCCCAGATGATACTGAGATGGAGGAGGCAGCTGGTGCGCCATCCATTGTCTTACAGTTTCAGCCATGAGGTAGGGCGGGTAGTAGGCCAATCCTGAGGAATGATCATGCTTCCCTGCAACCATACTGACCTGTAGGGCAGAAGGAGGAAATGTTTTCACATATATTCATTTGATGGACAAAATTACCACCACCAACACAGGCTGCACCTACTGTTGCTGGTGATAGTTTTTTGCACCTTTCCACCCTCCAGGTTGCAAAATAGCATTATCAGCGTTATAATATCACTCTTCCACTGAGTACTGCCGACAGCTGGGGAATAAAGAAGAGTCACTGGGACACACTGTTGTCTCCACATGCCACTGTGTCTGTCTGCAAAAGTAGGCAGGCTCGGGTCCTGCCCCAGGGAAGACAGAGTCATAACAGAGTAATAAAGCAGCATGTTTGAGACACAGGAGTGTCTATGTCTATCCTCATTCCTCCCTCACAGCCGTCACCAGAGCATTTTCCTTGCACCAGGTCAACAGACAGTAAGAGAAACATGAAAAGCCCATTGTCCGCACGTGTTGCAGCTTCTTTTTGGAGAATGTTTTCCAGGCCTTTTATGTTCTGTCTCTGATTCTCAGAACTCTACAAGCTCAGTGTGACCACCCTGCTCAAAATCTAAGAAAACAGAGGTttgcagaggaaggagaaaatgtgCCCAGGGTCACAAAGCTTGCAAGAGGCCGAGTGGCAGTTGATTTCAGCTCTCCCTTCAGGACCCTCTCATTTTCCCTCTGTTTCCCTTCTTGACAAAGGATCTTCTTCACTCTGGAGGTGCCACCCATGAGAACAAAGAGTTCTGGGGAGATGTGGATTCCTGAAGAGCTGCAGGGGACCTGGGAGAGGGTTTTCTGACAGAACAATCCTACATCAAGAAGTCAGTTAGGCATGGCTGTAATATTTCTTTTCACTCCCAGGTAATACCAAATTGTAAGTGCATTATGATTTAAAGAATACTTTTGTCCATGGAAAAATGAGGTGGGAATTCTAAacaaagcaagttttaaaatgtgtttgactTCAAGTGTACAAGTCCCATCATGTGTAATCATAGGACTCGGCAGCTGTTGAAGGTGCAGAGGCCACACAAGAACCAGCTTAGCTGAGCATCATTTAAGGCCTTCATTTGGAATTGTCCCTTGGTAATAAGTTACATTCACTCTTCACTAACTCACACTCGGGGCctatttgctattacaaatatGGAACCTCTGACACTGAGAATATTAGATCAGGGGCACCACTGGGTGGGCATGAAGGTGTTTTTTGCACCACACAGTTACCAAGAGGGATGGGACTGTGATGGACTATGGAATTGGCCTTGTCAAAGAGTATTCAAAATTGCACAAGGCACAAATTAATGTTGGATTAATGAGTTTTCACTATCTTCTGGGAATACAGCAGAtatttcaaatgttaatctcctaccttagagcagaaaacaaacaaaatcacagCAAAGGAAGGAAAACCCCACATATTTCAGAAATGAGAGTCAGTGGGAGTTCACTGCACCATGAGACCTACAGTAGTGGAGGTCAGTGGCACCTCCTGGTGTTGGTTCTGGAAACAGAACAGTAAAAGCCCTTCAGCCGTCGGCCCCTGAGCATTTATGGATTCTGGAGGTGCCACCAACGATGATCAGCCGGGAACGGAGAAGCCTGAAAGCTCATGGGGAAGATTTTGCTTCTGAAAAAGTCGAGACAGAAAAGGCACCACAGAACCCACAGAgcagaggccaggccaggagaGGGAGTTGTAGGAAAAGACCAAAGTGTCCTGACGTAGGAAGAGTGAAAACCACCCCAGCATTTACCTTTGTCTTCTCTGTGTTTCCAGCTGGGACACAGTGGCTGCTCCTCATGGGAACCGAATGAGGTCCTGAATCTGCTAAGGGCCAGAGAAGGGAATGGGGCCAAATCTGGCTTGCATGTTCTGTGCAGAGTAAGAAACCCTCCACACCCTCCACTGCCATCTCACTCTCTGCCACACAGGTCCCTTACCACAGGCGCAGGGTTTCTTGACCACATGCCTCAGAGGAATGTGGAGCCCTCGGGGCCCTCATCCTTGAGGAAGACACCACAGAGCCCTGGTCCAGGGCTATTCTTAATTCTCAACAGGCTGTGAACAGGTCGGGCTCTAACCAGCTGGAAATGAGCTCTAAATCAGTACATATCAGAGGAACTCACTCATCATGTCAGCACAGACTCAAAATTAGAACAGGAACAGCCATGTTTGGAAGAAGATCAGTAAACCCTGGATAGCAACAACACTGCTCCTCTTCTTCAAGCCACGGGGGCATTTAAAATTCTGTGGATTCATAGTTAATCTAACTTTCATACCTGGCCAGGTATTACCAATACTTATGAACAGAAATGGACATAAAAAGATGAACAGTCATGAGAAAAGGTAAGAGCTACAGAAATTAACTGGAAAGTTTTAGGGTTCCACTTCAAATGTTAGAGGAGTAAGATTACATAGAAATTTAACTTACTAATGGAGTTATATAGTTGACAATAAAcaacttaaacaaacaaaaagaatgaagttccaaaaagtgtaaataaatacttcttcttttttttttttttttttttttttttttgagacggagtctcgctctgtcgtccaggctggagtgcagtggtacgatcttagcttactgcaagtctgcctcccgggttcatgccattctcctgcctcagcctcccaagtagctgggactacaggcgcccgccaccacacacacctaattttttttgtatttttagtagagacggggtttcaccatgttagccaggatggtctcgatctcctgacctcgtgatccgcccgcctcgggctcccaaaatgctgggattacaggcataagccgccgcgcccagcctgcttctTTTCTTAAAGCAGATCTCATGCTACAGTATTGATCCATGAAGACATGGCCAGAAAATCTATGCTCTCATCCCTACATGTGGCTCCCATTCTAAAGTGCTATTGTTGTTttctcaaatgaaagaaaaataaagccttcaCACTGAGTCAAGGTGGAAAAGGGAGCTGGCCCATTTGCCTTCTAGGCTCATCTCCTCAGTTAAAAGTAACCAAGACATCAGGGTGGGGCAATGTCCACAGTCGGTGGAGCGGCCTGAGCTGCACCATTCACAGGGGACCAGCCAAGAGCCATTCAGCTAGGGCACCTGAGATAAATAGGGTCCTACCACCTAGCAGGACAACTGTTCTCTTTGTAAGTGCTTGGAATtgtttccaggaaacataacAATTACCCCACCCGAGCCCTCACCCCCAAAAGGAGAAGCAGGGTGTGTGGATTGTGTAGCAGAAATTAAGCAGCTGCCTTCACAGCGAGCTCCTACCTCTCCAGAAAGGGTTCTTTAGGCCCGGTCGTTCCTGGACTGACTCCTCACTCATGTGTCTCTCTGGCATTCTCTGCTTTTCCCTCATTTCACACCTACAAGACAGAGGAAGAATTGACTTGAAGAATTAAAACACCAAGTTCTTTACTAGACACTCAAAGCTTTATCTTAAAACCAACACATCCTTTAAAATGTCCATCACAATAACCTACCCGTGCTGCTTGTAAGCCTTCCTCTCGGCCATCTCCCACTGCAAGGTTTGAGCAAAGAGCTGTGGGGAGAAAAATACATCCACGTTCTGACCTGGCAGACTATGTCCAAaagcaaggaaaacaaacaaacttaccTGGTTGTCAAGAGCCTTTCTTGCAGAAGGGGCGATCTGAAAAAGCCAACACATGAGAAATTGAATGTTGAGAGAATCTAAGGGCCATGGCATCATCTGCATCAGCACTGAACAATCCTGCAACCGTGGGGAGGAAGGTCCTTACTTTGCGTCTGTAGGAGTCCTCTGCCCGCCACTGCAACTCTTGCGCGCCTTGAAACGATTCCCTATGGATTACAATCACTTTCATCAGATAAAGCATCACTTTCAGGATGATTTTAAATAATCTGCCATGTTTCTGTTATCCTCACAACTGTACCCTTACACAATCTATCCATAGCTAGAAAACATACTTCAGATGGCTATAAAAGTACAGTctgggccgagtgcagtggctcacacctgtaatcccagcactttgggaggccaaggtgggtgaatcacaaggtcaggagatcgagaccatcctggctaatacagcgaaaccccatctctactaaaaacacaaaaattagccaggcgtggtggcaggcacctataatcccacctactcgggaggctgaggcaggggaatcgcttgaacctgggaggcggaggttgcagtgagctgagatcacacattgcactccagcctgggtgacagagtgagattctgtcttagaaaaaaaataaataaataaagtacagtCTGATCCAAACTGTTGCTATATTGATTTCTCCTCTTTTGCTTAATGCCTGCTAACTTCTGAGTAGACAATTTCCTTCCCCATTTTCAGTATATCCCTAATTCGTCTTTCATTGGGCATTTTTTATCATGAagctttattctctttgtattaATATCCTTGCCATGTTTCACAGGGCAGAAACAGCTGGGCTTATAAACAGGCATAGTCCTTTTGAAGGATGTGGTTGATTCTATGACAACACACTTTCCTAAGGATGACAACTCACACCACCCCTAGAATGGCTGGTATGAGCTGAGTTTCCACACAGTCTAGCTGTTAATGGGGTCAGGAGATGTTTTACTACTTCACATCTTTTGGTCACTGGTAAATCTTAAGgtactttgttttctcttttgtgaactctctctctctctcgatatGTCTTCTGaccatttgtttctatttctgtatttacTAGGTCTAAACATTGTACAAAGGTTAAAAACAACACCCAAGAGGGTGGGGTTCAGTTTCTGAACTCACTTGTAGGTACGTATTTTTTTCATAACCAATTTCCCATTTTCCTCTGCCTCTGATAGCTGCTTCTCCTTTTCTGCTGGCTCACGTTCTTtcattctcagcttcctgagattAGAAGGGACAGAAATGCACACACATGATTCACTAGCCTGCGTGGGATCCTCTCTGCCCTTCTGGCATCTGAAGGCTGTGATTCAAAAGTCTCTCCCGCAACCTTCCTACAAACGAACCAACTGATTCTCACAACCGAAGGGAGAACTGACACCTCCCCttgagagacaaagaaaaatcacacTCTGGACTGCTGGCAAGTCACGTGTCATTTCCAGCTCATCTTCATAGTTCTATAGTCCTATTCTTTAGTAAATAAAGACTATTAAAAGCTTCTATGAGGTGCACTATGTGTGTCTCTGGGGTCAGTTTTGTGCTTGACACAGCAAAAGCCCATTTTCAGTGTGAAAAACCAGACCTCCCCAACTCATCACAACTAACTCCATCGGGAGCAGAGGATTGCTCCTCATCTGACTTCTCCTGTGGAAGACCTGATTCTCAGTCAGAGGCTGATGCCAGAACCCAATCAGTCTCAGATCCTTCCAGAATATGGTGTCATTAACCCTGCAGTTCACTACTGCATTTTGCCATGATTCAGGACTGGAACTCTTGTCATTGACTTTAAAGATCGTGGTTGAGAGAAAAGGCAATCTGAATGCTGAGCGCATCTATTGCATTAGAAATGGGCAATCTGAATGCTGAGCGCATCTATTGGATTAGAAATGATCGGAATGGCTCCTAAGTCAGGGTGTTATGTCCTGAAAATAGGTGACAACTGCAAACCATCCACCCTGGTGTTGACTGACTCTAACAAGGTTCAGTTCACAGAGAGTGAGGGTAGAAAAAGGAAATGGCCTAAAAAGGTAGGTTTGCTGTGTTTGCCCTCACACTACTTGATTCATGGTCCTGATCCTAAGGATCTCACCTGATACTTGATTTTATAGGAAGGATGTATAAAATTCAAAGAACCCTAGGAAACAGGGACAAACACACTTCAAACAGAAAGTTAATGCACTTGTTTCTGACCACAGGGCATCCTTTAGCACATGCTGTCTGGAGTGGCCTTAAGCACGGAGTGTGTGGTGAGGTCCTGAGGATGCAATGGGAGCAGGGTCCTGTTCCCACTCTAAAGGAGCTCACGGTTTAATGCAAATGAGAAGCCAGTGAGGACATCACTACTCCTGCTGTGCACTTGGGaactagaaacacaaaacctGACTCTGGAGGGAAGCTAAGGAAGCGTTCTGCTCTTGAGTTGACGTAAGTGCATCTGAAGCTTCTGATCTCCCATAAGAACAATGGGGGACACCAAACAGAATATAAAACCCATGATTGAATGCATCAAATTGCTAACATGGCAGTAAAGAGACATGAGGTCAAGATGGAGAAGAAGGAAACCCAGGACGAAGGTCAGCCTCGCATTTGGAACCCATATCCCTGAGTTTCATTGCTGAATTCCAGAAGGGACTATGAGATGCAAAGAATCAGAGCAGCTTTTGTACGCACGCATGGGATTAGATGGAAAACAAGTGGATTGAGGGTCTGGCAACGAAGGCGACCCGTACTGAAGTCCACTGGCTCTGGTTGAGACCCAGAAGAGTCACACACCAGAATAGAGGTGGACAGGAAATACCCTGGCCTTTGTAGGGACTGAGCCTGCACCAATGACCTTAACTGCTGCCTGACTAACCCCCAGAAGTAGAACTCCCATCTCTTCTGCAGCAAGATAACATGCTAGTAGGCCTCAattcattcctaaatatttttaacaagtatCTCACATTTAACAAAAAAGATCAGTCATATGGCAGCAAATATGACCAAAATCTGAAAGACTGTGAAAATGAATCTGGAGGTGACCCAAGCATTAAATTCAACAATCcaagccaggtgtcgtggctcactctgggaggccgaggcaggcggatcacctgaggtcaggagttcaagactagcctggccaacatggtgaaaccctgtctctactaaaaatacaaaaattgggctgggcacagtggatcaagcctgtaatcccagcacattgggaggctgaggtgtgtggatcatgatatcaggagttcaagaccagcctggccaatatggtgaaaccctgtctctactaaaaatacaaaaattatctgggcgtggtggcatgtgcctgtagtcccagctactcaagaggctgaggcagaagaatcgcttgaacctgggaggcggaggttgcagtgagccaagatcacaccactgcactctagcctgggcgacagagtgagactctgtctcaaaaaaaaaaaagaaaattggccaagtgtggtgacacacacctataattcaagctacttgggaggctgaggcagaattacttgaacctggatgcagaggttgcagtgagccaagatcgcgccacagcacgcaagcctgggtgacagagactctatctcaaaattaaaaaaaaaaaatagtggtggctcacgcctctaatcccagaagtctgggaggctgaggcggggggatcacctgatgtcagaagttcgagaccagcctggacaacaaggtgaaaccccatctttactaaaaatacaaaaatcagctgggcttggtggtgggcacctgtaatcccagctacttgggaggctgaggcaggagaatcgcttgaacccaaaaggcaatgagccaagatgtgccattgcactccagcctgggcaacaagagcaaagctccgtctcagggggaaaaaaaaaaaaaaaagcgcgcGAGAGAAAGGAAAACCAATGCCAGTACTAGCACCTCCTGTTTCTCCCgaaaaaattacaaacaagaaTGTAGGAAGGGAAAGGAGTTATGCAGATTACACTAATCAAGTAGAAAGGACAAACTCCAATTTTGTACCCACTGAATCTGCCACAAATATTGCAGAAAATATTCTCAAGGACATTACAGTTGTCTACTTTGATTGGCACATGGTTCATACAACAGTGTTTGTGTCAAGGCACATCTTACCCTTTCTCGGTAGTCTTCCTCTGTCCATTGATTTGGTAATGACTGTTGACCTTCGTTGTCACCTTATGGACTTCAGCTCGAACTCTGGCTTCCATAAAGCTCCGTGAAGTAAAGAGGTCTTCCAGGGCAATTTTAATTCCCGGAAAGGAAGAAACCCTTTTCTTTGTGTGTTGTACAAGTGGACCTCAGCCCTTGGTGAGGgtgaagagaggagaaaagaaggtgAGAAACCTGAGGGTAAGAAGCTGTTCTTTCCCTTTCCAGGTCAAACTCATTTCCATGCTATGGGGATTCCAACAGAGCCATACCTTCTGCCTACGGCTATTGGACCTCCAGGCTCTCCGCTGTACATCCGTGGATCTGTCATGTACATTTTGTAACTTTAAGACAATCTTGAGGAAAGACACCtaggaaataataatttaagaatgactgccaggcgcggtggctcatgcctgtaatcccaagcactttgggaggccgaggtgggtggatcacagggtcaggagttcaagaccagcctggccaagatggtgaaactcccgtctctactaaaaatacaaaaattaggtaagcctggtggcacacgcgttgtagtcccagctactctggagggctgaggcaggagaactgcttgaacccgggaggcagaggttgcgtgagactccatctcaaaaaaaaaaaaaaagacatgcatatACTTCACACAACTGAAACTGTATACTTCAACAGGGTTAGTGGTAATTATCATATTATTAAGTATTTTACCACAGGTTAACATATTTCACAACTTGCAAGAATGTAATTAACCTTTCAGCTCTCTGAGTTCCAGGATTTGTAACATTTCACCCCCGCTCTGGAGCATCTTCCTTCTGTCCCTGTTCTACTCAGAGTCCACTTTCCCCCTTCCCTGACATCACCCTCATTGAGGCTGGTTTCAACCTAATGCAAAACATTCTCACTAACAACTGAATTCCCAGCAAGATTTCCATATTGTCACTGTATGATTTTAATCTTCtaagatattaaatatatgttctcATCATAGCTACGACACAATGCAATCCCCATCTCAGGATGTGGGTCAGATACCTCTGAATTTCCTGAGGTAGTCATTGAagtaactttctttctttctttttttaactttctttttttttttctttttgagatgaagtctcactctgtcacccatgctgaagtgcagtggcgccaccttggctcacggcaacctccacctcccagattcaagcgattctcatgcctctcggcctcccaagtagctgggagtacaggtgcccgctacgattgcctgggtaatttttatcttttagtagatatggggtttcaccatgctggccccaactggtctgaactcctgacctcaagtgattccacctgcctcagcttcccaaattgctggatacatgtgtgagccacc of Rhinopithecus roxellana isolate Shanxi Qingling chromosome 20, ASM756505v1, whole genome shotgun sequence contains these proteins:
- the LOC115895169 gene encoding nuclear pore complex-interacting protein family member A1-like, which produces MEARVRAEVHKVTTKVNSHYQINGQRKTTEKGKLRMKEREPAEKEKQLSEAEENGKLVMKKIRTYKESFQGAQELQWRAEDSYRRKIAPSARKALDNQLFAQTLQWEMAERKAYKQHGCEMREKQRMPERHMSEESVQERPGLKNPFWRGRSSL